Proteins encoded by one window of Puntigrus tetrazona isolate hp1 chromosome 17, ASM1883169v1, whole genome shotgun sequence:
- the LOC122361710 gene encoding vitamin K epoxide reductase complex subunit 1-like protein 1, whose product MSSAGVPKWEYRVRFLLCFLGLALSVYALHVELSRENDPEYRAMCDLGRSVSCSKVFTSRWGRGFGLVQIFTSKDSVLNQPNSVLGIVFYALQLGLGQLASSRAALFLVGSSWVSVAGSVYLAIILAFVLGDFCVVCVSTYIVNFALLYTNLKRRTGLEGRLKRAKRQ is encoded by the exons ATGTCCTCCGCTGGAGTTCCTAAATGGGAATATCGCGTCCGCTTCCTCCTGTGTTTTCTCGGGTTGGCTCTGTCGGTTTACGCGCTGCACGTCGAGCTTTCCCGGGAGAACGATCCCGAATATCGCGCGATGTGCGACCTGGGCCGTTCCGTGAGCTGCTCTAAAGTCTTCACGTCCAG ATGGGGACGCGGATTTGGACTCGTCCAGATCTTTACTTCCAAAGACAGCGTGTTAAACCAGCCGAACAGTGTATTAGGAATCGTTTTCTATGCATTGCAACTGGGTTTAG GTCAGCTGGCGTCCAGCAGGGCGGCGCTCTTCCTCGTCGGGTCCTCCTGGGTGTCCGTGGCTGGATCCGTGTATCTGGCTATCATCCTGGCGTTCGTCCTGGGCGATTTCTGCGTGGTCTGCGTCTCCACCTACATCGTAAACTTTGCACTTCTCTACACAAACCTGAAGAGAAGGACGGGACTGGAGGGACGCCTGAAAAGAGCGAAGAGGCAGTGA
- the LOC122361708 gene encoding LOW QUALITY PROTEIN: mitogen-activated protein kinase 7-like (The sequence of the model RefSeq protein was modified relative to this genomic sequence to represent the inferred CDS: inserted 2 bases in 1 codon; deleted 3 bases in 2 codons): MESDLHQIIHSRQPLTPEHTRYFLYQLLRGLKYIHSANVIHRDLKPSNLLVNENCELKIGDFGMARGLSATHSEESRSFMTEYVATRWYRAPELMLSLHHYSLAIDLWSVGCIFGEMLGRRQMFPGKNYVHQLQLILSVLGTPPESIVGSIGSDRVRSYVRSLPSKAAEPLAALYPQAEPSALDLLGAMLRFDPRGRISACQALEHPYLAKYHDADDEPVCVPAFNFEFDRQPMGKEQIKEAILAEIQDFHKKKQGVRKKIQFRPLHSSSAGVGVSGGTPLLPRSLTEAAQTRTNLNFKPTDTTQTNANSFQAPHHLTQILPHLAHVSCQDVDMPSANSDGQPETIDLTTPTDKDASFTEPVANCGKEELASSNQMLQSHTVSQTPPTSVFSGDPSLSLTQSQAQSLSQNLTAFLGKGGKVTTGKXYKKRGAISEDTKAALKAALLKSALRQKARDGGSAALGIELFRGSAGGLSSSLCSSNSGPEQKKPVTAQERQREREEKRRKRQERAMERKRKLKEKEKKEGKQGESLGGVLLSDNDKKLLERWGRMMDNRGDKSQTFETNIAKNSEGTTAPIQPAKGSNVIKTRSDGGESMAPKQPNEVQAFKPPQILPQMGPCLAAGIFHPTPTHDAQPVSLGPAQNGDVGIVAIGGSGSVGVVTAPCAFPKNNILKPQFLTVGTMFTGLENWTGTTPHQPQKTHQPPPELNNPAHTGFAHMQTHRSPSRMRSHSPTLIQLLDSFMTKPSGLNPSIGISDTSNGSQATDKLCALEERQNGSHAQGPSKQPPGAAAQPCLGLTDTGQPANSIPDIHTVTQQLSKSQVEDILPPVFSVTPKGSGAGYGVGFDLDDLLTQSLTELQHSDLRESHNDLAPLSASLLSDWLEVHRMTPADMESLQQELQLGSPMILSDNSTLPDT; encoded by the exons ATGGAGAGCGACCTGCATCAGATTATCCACTCCCGCCAACCTCTGACCCCAGAACACACACGCTACTTCCTGTATCAGCTGCTAAGGGGCCTGAAATACATTCACTCGGCCAACGTCATTCACCGCGATCTCAAGCCGTCCAACCTGCTGGTGAACGAAAACTGCGAGCTGAAGATAGGCGACTTCGGCATGGCGCGCGGTTTAAGCGCGACCCACTCCGAAGAGTCGCGGTCGTTTATGACTGAATACGTAGCCACTCGTTGGTACCGCGCTCCTGAGCTCATGTTGTCTCTTCACCACTACAGCTTGGCCATCGACCTCTggtctgttggctgcatctttGGCGAGATGCTCGGCAGGAGGCAGATGTTTCCAGGGAAAAACTACGTACACCAGCTTCAGCTGATTCTTTCGGTTTTGGGAACGCCACCCGAGAGCATCGTCGGCTCGATAGGGTCGGACCGGGTGCGTTCTTACGTGCGGAGCCTGCCTTCAAAAGCAGCAGAGCCGCTTGCAGCGCTGTACCCGCAAGCTGAGCCCAGCGCATTGGACTTGTTGGGCGCAATGCTTCGATTTGACCCTCGCGGGCGCATCAGTGCATGTCAAGCCCTCGAACACCCTTACCTCGCCAAGTACCACGACGCAGACGACGAGCCAGTGTGCGTCCCTGCCTTTAATTTTGAGTTCGATCGGCAGCCAATGGGCAAAGAACAAATCAAAGAAGCTATACTGGCAGAAATCCAGGACTTCCATAAGAAGAAGCAGGGCGTCAGGAAGAAGATCCAGTTTAGGCCTCTCCATTCTAGTTCGGCGGGGGTCGGGGTGTCCGGCGGCACACCTCTGCTGCCTCGGAGCTTGACAGAAGCAGCACAGACTCGCACGAATCTCAATTTTAAACCAACAGACACTACGCAAACGAATGCAAACTCGTTTCAAGCTCCACATCACCTTACTCAGATTCTGCCACATTTGGCTCATGTAAGCTGCCAGGACGTGGACATGCCCAGCGCGAACTCCGACGGCCAGCCTGAGACCATCGATCTGACCACTCCCACAGACAAGGACGCGTCGTTTACCGAACCGGTGGCGAACTGCGGAAAGGAGGAGCTTGCCTCGTCCAATCAAATGCTTCAGTCCCACACAGTCTCTCAGACCCCGCCAACTTCA GTCTTCTCAGGCGATCCTTCGCTCTCTCTCACGCAGTCACAGGCTCAGTCCCTCTCTCAAAATCTCACTGCGTTCCTTGGGAAAGGAGGGAAAGTGACGACCGGGAA GTACAAAAAGAGAGGAGCAATTTCAGAAGACACAAAAGCAGCTCTCAAGGCTGCACTGCTTAAATCAGCACTAAGGCAGAAGGCTCGAG ATGGAGGCTCTGCAGCTCTTGGTATCGAATTATTCAGAGGATCTGCTGGAGGATTATCCTCATCCCTCTGCTCCTCCAACTCTGGACCAGAGCAGAAGAAGCCAGTCACGGCCCAGGAGAGGCAACGAGAAAGGGAAGAGAAGCGTAGGAAGAGACAGGAGCGTGCGATGGAGCGAAAGAGGAAgctgaaggagaaagagaaaaaggagggaaaacaaGGCGAATCTTTGGGTGGCGTGTTACTCAGTGACAACGACAAGAAGCTGTTGGAGCGCTGGGGACGAATGATGGACAACCGGGGTGATAAATCGCAGACCTTTGAAACAAATATTGCCAAGAACAGTGAGGGTACAACTGCCCCGATCCAGCCAGCAAAAGGAAGCAATGTCATAAAGACACGCTCAGACGGGGGAGAATCAATGGCGCCAAAACAACCCAACGAAGTGCAGGCTTTCAAACCGCCACAAATACTGCCTCAAATGGGACCGTGTTTGGCAGCTGGGATATTCCATCCAACTCCGACTCATGATGCACAGCCCGTCTCTTTAGGCCCAGCTCAGAACGGAGACGTTGGGATAGTTGCTATAGGAGGAAGTGGAAGCGTTGGTGTGGTAACCGCCCCATGTGCCTTTCccaaaaacaacatattaaaaCCTCAGTTTCTGACCGTTGGAACGATGTTCACCGGTCTTGAGAACTGGACAGGAACAACTCCGCACCAGCCCCAGAAAACCCACCAGCCTCCACCGGAACTAAATAACCCCGCTCACACTGGCTTTGCGCACATGCAGACG CATCGAAGCCCGTCCCGCATGCGCAGTCACAGTCCAACGCTCATCCAGCTGCTGGACTCCTTTATGACCAAACCGTCAGGTCTGAACCCCAGCATCGGCATCTCGGACACCAGCAATGGTTCTCAAGCCACGGACAAACTTTGCGCTTTAGAGGAGCGTCAAAATGGCTCTCATGCACAGGGCCCTTCAAAACAGCCTCCGGGAGCCGCAGCTCAACCCTGCCTCGGTCTCACTGACACGGGACAGCCGGCAAACAGCATCCCCGACATCCACACGGTCACACAGCAGCTCTCAAAGTCACAG GTTGAAGACATTTTGCCGCCGGTTTTCTCTGTGACTCCTAAAGGCAGCGGAGCGGGATACGGCGTCGGCTTCGACCTCGATGACCTCCTCACTCAGTCTCTCACAGAACTCCAGCACTCCGACCTCAGGGAAAG TCACAATGACTTGGCCCCCCTGTCCGCATCCCTGCTCTCCGATTGGCTCGAGGTACACCGCATGACCCCTGCTGACATGGAGTCGCTCCAGCAGGAGCTCCAGCTGGGATCTCCCATGATCCTCTCTGACAACTCGACGCTTCCTGATACCTGA